One window from the genome of Maridesulfovibrio ferrireducens encodes:
- the mutL gene encoding DNA mismatch repair endonuclease MutL, giving the protein MTRSKIHVLPAALRNQIAAGEVVERPSSVVKELVENSIDAGSSQVDVTVERGGQGLLVVRDNGFGISSDELNLAVTRHATSKISDVEDLSAITSFGFRGEALPSIASVSRFKMASCTAYAQEGWFINVEGGEVVDEGPAVMPAGTSVEVKDLFYNVPARLKFLKTESTEARRCNQVLFKISLANLETGFSFISNGREQFRLPPNQTLPDRLAIFWPRNICESLLTFSHEAGEMKVSGCAGIPSLAQGRGDRILMFVNGRPVQDKLLLSAIRGAYKGRLISREYPQAVIFLELPPDLVDVNVHPAKMEVRFQDERSIYSIIHNGISQALSRYELGVVEGLDTPVQKIPAASRASLPIEPRAKFASWNEFKNTDYSDEKLDFTAPSPSSGEANDVSREFVHEQPVGYQIHNETVTSSNLSGESEYKLPVFSTENQTSSEAGRSKFVPGTSIEYLGQVADTYLVLKLVNGSLGLLDQHAAHERVIYYHMRAERTKGDSRPLAIPIELTLHPSEVARVQDMWEELRQAGFMLELENGSNLFMRGIPPSLETGEAKGYLKAAVDGQAKNLDDLWIMLSCKSAIKANQSLALDEALALLEAWAKCPQREYCPHGRPVIISWSFSEMEKLFKRK; this is encoded by the coding sequence ATGACTAGAAGTAAAATTCATGTTCTTCCCGCTGCGCTTAGAAATCAGATTGCTGCCGGTGAAGTTGTAGAACGTCCTTCCAGCGTGGTTAAAGAGCTGGTTGAGAATTCCATAGATGCAGGAAGTTCTCAGGTTGATGTTACCGTCGAGCGCGGTGGACAGGGGCTTCTTGTTGTGCGCGATAACGGTTTTGGAATTTCTTCGGACGAGCTTAATCTTGCGGTAACAAGGCATGCCACAAGTAAAATATCGGATGTAGAAGATCTTTCCGCCATTACAAGTTTTGGTTTCAGAGGCGAAGCTTTGCCAAGTATCGCTTCTGTTTCAAGATTTAAAATGGCTTCCTGCACTGCGTATGCACAGGAAGGATGGTTCATAAATGTTGAAGGCGGAGAAGTTGTAGATGAAGGTCCAGCCGTTATGCCCGCGGGAACATCGGTTGAGGTTAAGGATCTGTTTTATAATGTGCCTGCCAGACTTAAATTTCTAAAAACTGAATCAACCGAAGCCCGTCGTTGTAATCAGGTTTTGTTTAAGATCAGTCTTGCGAACCTTGAAACAGGTTTTTCTTTTATTTCAAACGGCAGGGAACAATTCAGACTTCCTCCTAATCAAACGCTTCCTGATAGGCTTGCCATATTCTGGCCGCGTAATATTTGTGAATCTTTGCTGACATTTTCGCATGAAGCCGGAGAAATGAAAGTGTCCGGTTGTGCAGGAATTCCCTCGCTGGCACAGGGACGCGGCGATAGAATTTTAATGTTTGTGAATGGGCGGCCTGTTCAGGATAAGCTTCTGCTCAGTGCTATCAGGGGCGCCTACAAAGGTAGGTTGATTTCCCGTGAATACCCTCAAGCTGTGATTTTTCTGGAGCTTCCGCCGGATTTGGTTGATGTGAATGTTCATCCCGCAAAAATGGAAGTTCGTTTTCAGGACGAACGTTCAATCTACAGCATCATTCATAATGGTATTTCTCAGGCACTTTCTCGTTACGAGCTTGGAGTTGTTGAAGGGTTGGATACTCCTGTCCAAAAGATACCTGCGGCTTCACGTGCAAGTTTGCCCATTGAACCTCGTGCAAAATTTGCCAGTTGGAATGAGTTCAAGAATACTGATTATTCTGATGAGAAACTCGACTTTACGGCTCCGTCACCTTCCTCTGGCGAGGCAAATGATGTTTCGCGGGAGTTTGTTCATGAGCAACCTGTCGGTTATCAAATTCATAATGAGACGGTCACTTCGTCCAATCTTTCAGGTGAATCTGAATATAAATTACCTGTATTTTCAACAGAGAATCAAACCTCTTCTGAAGCTGGACGAAGTAAATTTGTGCCCGGAACATCAATCGAATATCTGGGGCAGGTAGCTGATACTTATCTTGTTCTTAAGCTTGTAAATGGATCACTCGGGCTTCTTGATCAGCATGCGGCTCATGAACGGGTAATCTACTATCATATGCGTGCTGAGCGGACTAAGGGCGATTCGAGGCCCCTTGCCATCCCCATAGAACTGACGCTCCATCCAAGTGAAGTGGCCCGAGTTCAGGATATGTGGGAAGAGTTGCGTCAGGCCGGCTTTATGCTCGAACTTGAAAACGGCTCAAATCTTTTTATGCGCGGAATACCGCCAAGTCTTGAAACCGGAGAAGCTAAAGGGTATTTGAAAGCAGCGGTTGACGGGCAGGCTAAAAATCTTGACGATCTCTGGATTATGCTTTCCTGTAAGTCGGCTATTAAGGCAAATCAGTCTCTTGCTTTGGATGAAGCTCTGGCATTGCTTGAGGCATGGGCAAAATGCCCACAGCGGGAATATTGTCCTCACGGCAGACCTGTAATAATAAGCTGGTCTTTTTCTGAAATGGAAAAATTATTTAAACGTAAATAG
- a CDS encoding NifB/NifX family molybdenum-iron cluster-binding protein, producing MFQLIDNKICPAGLLSLPSKDPKDRTSATLTCGATFLICGAICGCTRNALEQAGIKVIPWVRGTVDEILEAYRLNLLENFIMPGCSGRLGKKGRCRQRQGKEINPNHRFKEKIK from the coding sequence ATGTTCCAGTTAATCGACAATAAAATTTGCCCCGCAGGTCTCCTATCCCTTCCCTCAAAAGACCCAAAGGACAGGACATCCGCCACTTTGACCTGCGGGGCAACATTTCTCATATGCGGCGCTATTTGCGGCTGCACACGAAACGCCCTGGAGCAGGCCGGAATTAAAGTTATTCCATGGGTACGGGGAACAGTCGATGAAATCCTCGAGGCCTACAGGCTGAATCTACTTGAAAACTTTATCATGCCCGGTTGTTCGGGCAGGTTAGGAAAAAAAGGCAGATGCAGACAAAGACAAGGCAAAGAAATTAATCCCAACCATAGGTTCAAGGAGAAAATAAAATGA
- the hypB gene encoding hydrogenase nickel incorporation protein HypB yields MSEIPIVRNILEANDKIAAELNTFFTEKKILCLNLMSSPGSGKTSLLEKTLADLKGEFKMAVIEGDLQTDNDARRVAATGAQAVQINTEGGCHLNSSQVKEALSHIDTEGLDILFVENVGNLVCPAEFNVGEHHKVTLLTVTEGDDKPEKYPLMFHISSVMILNKIDLLPYVDFDLENAKKHARKLNKDISIFPLSCRSREGLEDWYQWLRETRATKA; encoded by the coding sequence ATGAGTGAAATACCTATTGTACGAAATATTTTAGAAGCCAACGATAAAATCGCAGCGGAACTGAATACTTTTTTTACTGAGAAAAAGATCCTGTGTCTAAATCTCATGAGTTCCCCTGGATCAGGTAAAACAAGCCTTCTGGAAAAAACCCTCGCAGACCTCAAGGGTGAATTCAAAATGGCGGTTATCGAAGGCGATCTTCAAACAGACAACGATGCCCGTCGCGTAGCAGCAACCGGTGCGCAAGCTGTACAGATCAATACCGAAGGCGGCTGTCATCTTAATTCAAGTCAGGTAAAAGAAGCTCTTTCTCATATCGATACCGAAGGACTCGATATCCTTTTTGTAGAAAACGTCGGAAACCTCGTATGCCCCGCAGAATTCAATGTAGGTGAACACCACAAAGTTACCCTGCTGACCGTAACTGAAGGTGATGATAAACCTGAGAAATATCCTCTCATGTTTCATATTTCTTCTGTCATGATCCTCAACAAAATTGACTTGCTTCCTTACGTTGATTTTGACCTTGAAAATGCAAAGAAACATGCCCGCAAGCTAAACAAAGACATTTCTATCTTCCCTCTTTCCTGTCGCTCACGTGAAGGACTTGAAGATTGGTACCAATGGCTCAGAGAAACCAGAGCAACAAAGGCATAA
- a CDS encoding hydrogenase maturation nickel metallochaperone HypA — protein MHEMSIAQSIHTIVLEELEKHPDATLKKVLVNNGALAGIVSEALTFGWEAITMDTPLQGSILVVNEIPIIVSCGSCQKEFTPNDRLYMPCPDCGLEIGHKVLQGKELQIEGIEIE, from the coding sequence ATGCATGAAATGTCAATAGCTCAAAGCATACATACGATAGTCCTAGAGGAATTAGAGAAGCACCCGGATGCCACACTTAAAAAAGTATTGGTAAACAACGGAGCTCTCGCGGGAATCGTCTCAGAAGCTCTGACCTTTGGATGGGAAGCCATCACTATGGATACTCCGCTTCAAGGCTCGATTCTTGTTGTTAACGAAATCCCAATAATAGTCAGTTGCGGCTCATGCCAAAAAGAGTTTACCCCTAATGATAGACTTTACATGCCCTGCCCTGACTGCGGTCTCGAAATCGGACATAAAGTTCTTCAAGGAAAAGAATTACAGATCGAAGGTATCGAGATTGAATAA
- a CDS encoding IscA/HesB family protein: MVEITEAASKQLESYFADKERTPIRIYLSTGGUAGPRLALALDEPKDTDENLDAAGFTFLIDKELNGQGSPFKVDLSYSGFVITSAMEMGAGGECGSCSGSCG, from the coding sequence ATGGTTGAAATAACAGAAGCTGCCTCTAAACAGCTTGAAAGCTACTTTGCAGATAAAGAAAGAACCCCTATACGCATCTACCTCTCTACAGGTGGCTGAGCAGGCCCCAGATTGGCATTGGCTCTGGATGAGCCAAAAGACACTGACGAGAACCTTGATGCAGCGGGATTCACCTTTCTGATAGACAAAGAACTTAACGGACAGGGAAGCCCTTTCAAAGTCGACCTTAGCTATAGCGGATTTGTTATCACTTCAGCTATGGAAATGGGCGCCGGCGGAGAATGTGGTTCGTGTTCAGGAAGCTGCGGTTAA
- the alr gene encoding alanine racemase yields MAIRYNTFEVGVDLRAIRHNYKILCEKGSNVYGVIKADAYGHGMIEVARALESEGADTFAVGTVGEAVQLRRSGCEKRIISLLGPLNEADCLAIAEDTIIPFVGCFDQLNMLVSVAEKHQLEIEISLKFETGMSRLGFSVDELAELIATLKAGPQIRPVMASSHLATSDDPAYEGYVGSQAEKFIFILKTLESAGFKVEASLANSAGILKHDNVHFTAQRGGIALYGANPLSGTSWEDLGSRLKPAMQVRTKIAAVRELKKGQSISYGCTYTAQKDMKVAIVCAGYADGYSRGLSSKGSMCINGRRAPIVGRVCMQLTAVDVSSIPDVKFGDIAYLLGGEGEGAISPDDLASWWGTITYEVFCLLGLNPKSYVE; encoded by the coding sequence ATGGCAATTCGATATAATACTTTTGAAGTCGGTGTTGATTTAAGAGCTATACGGCATAATTACAAAATCCTTTGCGAGAAAGGATCTAATGTTTACGGAGTGATTAAAGCTGACGCATACGGTCACGGGATGATTGAGGTTGCGCGTGCCCTTGAAAGCGAAGGCGCTGACACTTTTGCTGTGGGAACTGTCGGCGAAGCTGTTCAGTTGCGGCGCAGTGGATGCGAAAAGAGAATTATTTCTTTGCTCGGTCCGCTTAATGAGGCTGATTGTTTAGCTATTGCTGAAGATACTATTATTCCGTTTGTAGGTTGTTTTGATCAACTCAATATGCTTGTTTCTGTAGCTGAAAAGCATCAGCTTGAGATTGAAATCAGTCTTAAATTTGAGACAGGAATGTCTCGTTTGGGTTTCAGTGTTGATGAGCTTGCTGAATTGATTGCGACTCTTAAAGCCGGTCCGCAGATTCGACCTGTAATGGCCAGTTCACATCTTGCAACCTCTGATGATCCGGCTTACGAAGGTTATGTGGGCTCGCAGGCTGAGAAGTTCATATTTATTTTGAAGACTCTTGAGTCCGCGGGATTTAAGGTTGAAGCTAGTCTTGCGAATTCAGCGGGAATTTTAAAACATGATAATGTTCATTTTACGGCTCAGCGGGGTGGGATTGCTCTGTATGGAGCCAATCCACTCAGCGGCACATCATGGGAAGATCTTGGTTCCCGTTTGAAGCCGGCAATGCAGGTCCGTACAAAGATTGCTGCTGTGCGTGAACTGAAAAAAGGGCAATCAATCAGTTACGGTTGCACTTATACCGCACAGAAAGATATGAAAGTTGCGATTGTCTGTGCCGGATATGCCGACGGGTACAGCCGGGGGCTTTCCAGTAAAGGTTCAATGTGCATAAACGGCCGGCGGGCTCCGATTGTCGGGCGTGTGTGTATGCAGCTTACCGCAGTGGATGTTAGTTCTATTCCTGACGTAAAATTCGGTGATATAGCTTATTTGCTTGGCGGAGAAGGTGAAGGTGCTATTTCTCCTGATGATTTGGCTTCCTGGTGGGGCACAATTACTTATGAAGTTTTCTGTCTTCTGGGGCTTAACCCGAAGAGTTATGTTGAATAA
- a CDS encoding SDR family oxidoreductase: protein MSKELVVITGASSGIGEATARAFSLAGHPLLLLARRVERLEVLELPNTMCEKVDVTDLESFKSAVKNAEAKYGQVDCLVNCAGLMLLGNIDTQSPAEWKAMFDVNVMGVLNGVKSVISEMKARKGGTIVNISSVAGRKTFPEHAAYCGTKFAVHAMTENIREEVCGSNVRLVTIAPGVVETELLSHTTSDEIISGYNEFKKSMGSVLIPQDIAGAIMFAYQQPQNVCVREIVIAPTGQPQ from the coding sequence ATGAGCAAGGAACTCGTAGTTATCACAGGAGCAAGTTCAGGAATAGGAGAGGCGACAGCCAGAGCATTCTCGCTTGCAGGACACCCTTTGCTTTTGCTTGCGCGCAGAGTTGAAAGACTGGAAGTATTAGAACTGCCAAACACCATGTGTGAAAAAGTAGATGTAACCGACCTTGAGTCTTTTAAATCAGCAGTTAAAAACGCCGAAGCTAAATACGGACAGGTAGACTGCCTTGTTAACTGCGCAGGTCTTATGCTCCTCGGTAACATCGACACCCAGTCTCCAGCAGAATGGAAAGCCATGTTTGATGTAAATGTCATGGGAGTTTTGAACGGAGTAAAATCAGTAATTTCTGAGATGAAAGCTCGTAAAGGCGGCACAATTGTGAACATAAGTTCCGTTGCAGGCCGAAAAACATTCCCCGAACATGCAGCATACTGCGGCACCAAATTCGCGGTCCACGCAATGACCGAAAACATTCGCGAAGAAGTCTGCGGTTCAAATGTCAGACTCGTTACCATTGCCCCCGGAGTAGTTGAAACAGAACTTCTAAGCCACACAACCTCTGACGAAATCATCAGCGGATACAACGAATTTAAAAAATCAATGGGATCGGTTCTAATTCCACAGGATATTGCCGGAGCAATTATGTTTGCCTACCAGCAACCCCAAAATGTATGCGTGCGCGAAATAGTTATTGCCCCCACAGGACAACCTCAATAA
- a CDS encoding iron-sulfur cluster carrier protein MrpORP, translating to MSDHACGSCSSSGSGCTSQDCSPEDMKLKKTLSKIKHKIVVISGKGGVGKSTVATNIAVALSLAGKQVGLLDVDVHGPSVPRLLCLEDQKPHIGHEIIEPISYSKNLWVMSLGFMLPSKEDPVIWRGPVKIGLIKQFVQDVAWGDLDFLIVDCPPGTGDEPLSTLQTLGSDAQAIIVTTPQGIAVDDVRRSVNFCKQVGNPILGLIENMSGFVCPDCGSIHNIFNTGGGEALAKETGVKFLGKIPLDPEVGRSGDEGYPIVRVDHEGITGKALNAIIKPILNISETLQENLKMPSVNDLKAKNGMIRIAIPVAGGKLCMHFGHCEQFALMDVDTMTKGVVATNMETPPPHEPGILPKWIADQGVQLVLAGGMGAKAQSLFTDAGVRVVVGAPAESPENVVASYLAGTLVTGQNTCDH from the coding sequence ATGAGCGATCATGCTTGCGGAAGTTGTTCTTCCTCCGGTTCAGGATGTACATCTCAGGATTGCAGTCCTGAAGATATGAAACTAAAAAAGACTCTTTCCAAAATTAAACATAAAATAGTTGTCATTTCAGGCAAAGGCGGAGTCGGCAAAAGTACTGTTGCAACAAATATTGCTGTAGCTCTTTCTCTTGCCGGAAAACAAGTCGGTTTACTTGATGTTGATGTTCACGGACCAAGTGTCCCTAGATTGCTTTGCCTTGAAGACCAGAAACCTCATATCGGTCATGAAATCATCGAACCTATTTCATACAGTAAGAATCTTTGGGTCATGTCTCTCGGATTCATGCTTCCAAGTAAAGAAGATCCTGTCATCTGGCGTGGACCTGTAAAAATCGGTTTAATAAAACAGTTTGTTCAGGACGTAGCATGGGGAGATCTTGATTTCCTTATCGTAGACTGCCCCCCTGGAACAGGCGATGAACCTCTTTCCACACTCCAGACCCTCGGATCTGATGCTCAGGCCATAATCGTTACAACTCCACAAGGCATTGCAGTTGATGATGTCCGCCGCTCAGTTAACTTTTGTAAACAGGTCGGTAACCCCATCCTTGGACTCATTGAAAACATGAGTGGTTTTGTCTGCCCTGATTGCGGCAGCATTCATAATATTTTCAACACCGGCGGCGGCGAAGCTCTTGCAAAAGAAACGGGTGTTAAATTCCTCGGAAAAATTCCTCTCGATCCAGAAGTAGGACGCTCCGGAGATGAAGGCTACCCAATTGTCCGAGTTGATCACGAAGGAATCACCGGCAAGGCATTAAACGCAATAATTAAGCCTATACTAAACATTTCCGAAACATTGCAGGAGAATTTAAAAATGCCTTCCGTTAATGATCTAAAAGCTAAAAACGGCATGATCAGGATCGCTATCCCTGTTGCAGGCGGAAAACTCTGCATGCACTTCGGACATTGCGAACAGTTTGCATTGATGGATGTTGACACTATGACTAAAGGAGTTGTCGCCACCAACATGGAAACACCTCCACCTCATGAGCCAGGTATTTTGCCTAAGTGGATTGCAGATCAGGGCGTTCAGCTCGTACTTGCAGGCGGAATGGGCGCAAAAGCTCAGTCTCTGTTCACTGATGCAGGTGTCAGAGTCGTTGTAGGCGCTCCCGCAGAATCTCCTGAAAATGTAGTTGCAAGCTATCTTGCAGGAACTCTTGTCACCGGACAAAATACCTGCGATCACTAA
- a CDS encoding CBS and ACT domain-containing protein, with amino-acid sequence MYVGLKMLKDFVTVTPETLVKDADKLLEDNQLWMLLVKDGEELVGYVTKEDVRAALPSVISSLEKHELNYLLSKITVRDVVRKNITTIPPETDIEAAADLMYEMNLSGLAVVDKEGKLIGYINRNKMLEVLVEEMGLKQGGSRIVVEAEERTGVLYELAGIISNMKYNIISTGLFYHKNRRMVVVRVDTEDPSPIIESLRERGHKVVGPDDFKHEWKS; translated from the coding sequence ATGTATGTAGGACTGAAAATGCTCAAGGATTTTGTTACGGTAACTCCTGAAACTTTAGTGAAGGATGCGGACAAACTTCTCGAAGATAATCAGTTGTGGATGCTTCTTGTCAAAGACGGTGAAGAACTTGTTGGTTATGTCACAAAAGAGGACGTCCGGGCCGCTCTACCCTCAGTAATAAGCTCTCTTGAAAAGCACGAGCTGAATTATCTGCTCAGTAAAATTACTGTCAGGGACGTAGTTCGTAAAAACATAACCACAATTCCGCCTGAAACTGACATCGAAGCTGCTGCAGATCTTATGTATGAGATGAATCTCTCTGGTCTGGCCGTGGTGGATAAGGAAGGAAAGCTCATCGGCTATATTAACCGGAATAAGATGCTGGAAGTTCTTGTCGAAGAAATGGGACTAAAGCAAGGTGGTTCCCGTATTGTTGTTGAAGCGGAAGAAAGGACCGGGGTTCTTTATGAACTCGCTGGAATTATTTCAAACATGAAATACAACATTATCAGTACCGGATTATTTTATCATAAAAACCGCAGAATGGTTGTTGTTCGTGTGGATACTGAAGATCCTTCCCCTATAATAGAATCTTTAAGGGAACGCGGACATAAAGTTGTCGGTCCCGATGACTTTAAACATGAATGGAAGTCATAG
- a CDS encoding ABC transporter substrate-binding protein, with translation MIIKKAAMISCPNIICLAFLCLTILMVSFLGGCSSDKAKEVSEFKVGVIAVTSGELFRRGTYIVTAVRYATDIVNAEGGVDVSGVKHKVILYPVDSGGSPEIATRMALRLIEKDKVSVIIGGASSSVALAVAEVCEKKKVPFITPVASTNKLTAFKYSFRVSYTNSVQAAAIATFVSESLNRESVAVLYGADNPYSVELATLFKKNYEKNGGIIAAFENYPEGAREYAEQLKKIIATHPKILFFPNNTKKVQLQARQARKLGFKGIFLGSDSWDSVDLLRNDAFKNSYFTDHWFSGLPIPGDAEFEADFKKKNGVEATELEALTYDAAMSLFAAINHVHSANPETIHDGLVDMPPYAGVTGTFDYNNNGDPDKDVFISQIRNGRVVLRDTIFVK, from the coding sequence ATGATTATTAAAAAAGCAGCGATGATTTCGTGCCCCAATATTATATGTCTGGCATTTTTATGTCTGACAATTCTGATGGTTTCTTTTTTGGGGGGCTGTTCCAGTGACAAAGCTAAAGAAGTTTCTGAGTTCAAGGTGGGCGTCATTGCTGTTACCAGCGGTGAGTTGTTCAGAAGAGGCACCTATATAGTAACGGCTGTTCGTTATGCTACTGATATTGTTAATGCCGAAGGTGGGGTAGATGTATCCGGTGTTAAGCATAAGGTTATTCTCTATCCTGTTGATAGCGGAGGATCTCCCGAAATTGCGACTCGGATGGCACTTCGTTTGATTGAGAAGGATAAAGTTTCAGTTATTATCGGTGGAGCAAGCAGTTCCGTTGCTCTGGCTGTCGCTGAAGTCTGCGAAAAAAAGAAAGTACCCTTTATTACTCCGGTCGCCAGTACCAATAAGCTAACTGCGTTTAAATATTCGTTCAGAGTTTCATATACAAATTCAGTACAGGCGGCGGCGATTGCAACGTTTGTGAGTGAATCTTTAAATCGTGAATCGGTTGCTGTTTTATATGGAGCTGATAATCCTTACAGTGTTGAATTAGCGACTTTATTCAAAAAGAATTATGAAAAGAATGGCGGCATTATTGCTGCTTTTGAAAATTATCCTGAAGGCGCGCGCGAGTATGCGGAGCAGCTCAAGAAAATTATTGCAACTCATCCTAAAATTTTATTTTTTCCCAATAATACGAAGAAAGTACAGCTACAGGCGCGTCAAGCCAGAAAGCTAGGCTTCAAAGGAATTTTCTTGGGCAGTGATTCATGGGACTCTGTTGATTTGTTGAGAAATGATGCTTTCAAAAATAGCTATTTTACAGATCACTGGTTTTCCGGACTTCCTATTCCCGGAGATGCAGAGTTTGAAGCTGATTTTAAGAAAAAGAACGGAGTTGAAGCTACAGAGCTTGAGGCTCTAACTTATGATGCTGCAATGAGTCTTTTCGCAGCAATTAACCATGTTCATTCTGCAAATCCTGAAACAATACACGACGGTCTTGTTGATATGCCGCCATATGCAGGAGTGACTGGTACTTTCGATTATAATAATAATGGCGATCCTGATAAAGATGTATTTATTTCGCAGATCAGGAACGGGCGCGTTGTTTTGAGAGATACTATTTTTGTGAAATGA
- a CDS encoding NifB/NifX family molybdenum-iron cluster-binding protein, whose amino-acid sequence MKIAISCQGPNLNDSIDPRFGRAKGFAILDTDNDSYEFVDNTQNLNAPQGAGIQSAQNVAATGAKVIITGHVGPKAFTALEKGAIKIFLTESGTVEDAFSAYKNGNLEEASGADKPGHW is encoded by the coding sequence ATGAAAATTGCAATTAGCTGCCAAGGTCCAAATCTGAATGATTCAATAGACCCCCGTTTCGGTCGTGCTAAAGGTTTTGCTATTTTAGACACCGACAATGACTCTTATGAATTTGTAGATAATACTCAGAACTTAAATGCTCCGCAGGGAGCCGGAATCCAGTCAGCGCAGAATGTTGCAGCGACAGGAGCAAAGGTTATTATTACCGGACATGTAGGCCCAAAAGCTTTCACGGCTCTGGAGAAAGGTGCAATTAAGATTTTCTTAACTGAAAGCGGCACTGTTGAAGATGCTTTTTCTGCCTATAAAAATGGCAATCTGGAAGAAGCTTCCGGCGCAGACAAACCAGGCCACTGGTAA
- a CDS encoding sigma-54-dependent Fis family transcriptional regulator codes for MRFPSNLPCSAVLDSLADGVFTVDKEWNITFFNEAASRITGIHCEEAVGYKCWEVFHSSLCDGNCALRSCMKHNGRISNKSIFFIHADGKKVPVSISAAPLVDSAGKIIGGVESFRDLTDIQIMRREVQDSWRFEDIIGKSKLLAKVFSIMPQVSKSEATVLLLGESGTGKELFARAIHNLSDRKHGPFVAVNCGALPDNLLESELFGYKAGAFTDARKDKPGRFELAAGGTIFLDEIGDMPPKLQVKLLRVLQEKTFEPLGAVSSVNANVRIVAATNRNLAELVENGTFRQDLFYRLNVVTLNLPSLKQRTEDIPLLINHFINRLNVLQGKNIDGLSEDSLQILMRHPYPGNVRELENILEFAFILCPSGFIQIEHLPEYLQPQLKCTLSPGNQPMTLEEVKCLAISRALERNNGKKMATCRELGISKDTLRRSISRCEEMDA; via the coding sequence ATGAGATTCCCCAGCAACCTTCCTTGTTCCGCAGTGCTCGATTCCCTCGCAGACGGAGTCTTCACTGTAGACAAAGAATGGAACATAACGTTCTTCAATGAAGCCGCCAGCCGAATCACAGGAATCCACTGTGAAGAAGCTGTCGGCTACAAATGTTGGGAAGTATTCCACTCCAGCCTGTGCGACGGGAATTGTGCACTGCGCTCCTGCATGAAGCACAACGGACGAATCAGTAACAAATCTATCTTCTTTATCCACGCTGACGGTAAAAAAGTACCTGTATCCATAAGTGCGGCCCCGCTTGTTGATTCCGCGGGCAAGATTATCGGCGGAGTAGAAAGCTTTCGAGATCTCACTGACATTCAAATTATGCGCCGCGAAGTTCAGGACTCGTGGAGATTTGAAGACATTATCGGTAAAAGCAAACTCCTTGCCAAAGTTTTTTCAATAATGCCGCAGGTAAGTAAAAGCGAAGCTACCGTTTTGCTTTTAGGCGAATCCGGCACAGGAAAAGAGCTCTTTGCCAGAGCCATTCATAATCTCAGCGACCGTAAACACGGCCCGTTCGTTGCAGTAAACTGCGGAGCTTTACCTGACAATCTGCTCGAATCTGAACTTTTCGGATATAAGGCCGGAGCATTTACTGATGCCCGTAAAGATAAACCCGGACGGTTTGAACTTGCGGCCGGTGGTACTATTTTTCTTGATGAAATTGGAGATATGCCGCCAAAACTTCAGGTAAAACTACTTAGAGTCCTTCAGGAAAAAACATTCGAACCGTTGGGCGCTGTCTCCAGCGTTAATGCCAACGTTAGAATTGTAGCAGCAACAAATCGTAATCTTGCAGAACTTGTAGAAAATGGAACCTTCCGTCAGGATCTCTTTTACAGACTCAACGTTGTTACCCTCAATCTTCCATCTCTTAAACAACGGACCGAAGATATTCCCCTGTTAATCAACCACTTCATAAACAGGCTCAATGTACTTCAAGGTAAAAACATCGACGGTCTTTCAGAAGATTCTCTGCAGATACTCATGCGCCACCCCTATCCCGGCAATGTTCGTGAGCTTGAGAATATCCTTGAATTTGCCTTTATCCTCTGCCCGTCAGGCTTCATTCAAATTGAGCATCTACCCGAATATTTGCAGCCGCAACTAAAGTGCACACTTTCTCCCGGCAATCAACCAATGACGCTGGAAGAAGTTAAATGCCTCGCCATCAGTCGCGCCCTTGAAAGAAATAACGGCAAAAAAATGGCCACTTGCCGAGAGCTTGGCATTTCCAAGGACACCCTGCGCAGATCTATCTCCCGCTGTGAAGAGATGGACGCATAA